In Persicimonas caeni, a single window of DNA contains:
- a CDS encoding NAD-dependent epimerase/dehydratase family protein, translating to MSTQEGLKTNLEPGTLVLVTGAAGGVGRHVVRKALDAGLRVRAIDRVAATEVELHGLFDPHEDVDWRYAELSAANLDALVDGCAAVVHTAALVSLSESYPELAGVNVELVRELYEAADRAGLEHFVHFSCGAIYRPQSGLRSEDDPVEASNAFEQTKIDSEEVLASTSGETHWTVLRPALIYGPHCAKMGASIATLPPLVRGFMPYLPGITGGPRTNWCYVEDAASAALWVLGNEEAFERTFNVADDTPLGFGEVITSITEAYGLEVGPLVPFPNTALWTALSPLIDREWIFDLARQLLRGLWNRVQHQYELHSPLRPRVDRNALFYVEKDNILGADALKALGWKAKYTDFRQGIVETIRWYQDHGWAPRFDTETRVRLKDRKQNVGFGFRQVLEGEWRDAERDDTSGKAGRARLTLQAEFPNVGRLARDLEGNIDGTLTLEGLVEHAEVRGTIRVRLLSEDGIEYEMGFDAADGTPHRIRLCSKVDPLHPVEWVTHVDGPITGHDAEVVGHVDLRFHLRSQLVPTVASVRIVH from the coding sequence ATGAGTACGCAAGAGGGTCTCAAAACGAATCTCGAGCCGGGAACGCTGGTCTTGGTGACCGGCGCCGCCGGCGGGGTGGGGCGCCACGTGGTGCGAAAGGCGCTCGACGCAGGCTTGCGCGTGCGCGCCATCGATCGGGTGGCGGCCACCGAGGTCGAGCTGCACGGTCTGTTTGACCCCCACGAGGACGTCGATTGGCGCTACGCCGAGCTGTCGGCGGCCAACTTGGACGCGCTCGTCGACGGCTGTGCGGCGGTGGTGCACACCGCTGCGTTGGTCAGCCTGTCGGAAAGTTATCCGGAATTGGCCGGGGTCAACGTCGAGTTGGTCCGCGAGCTGTACGAAGCCGCCGATCGCGCCGGGCTCGAGCACTTCGTTCATTTTAGCTGCGGGGCGATTTATCGGCCGCAGTCGGGCTTGCGCAGCGAAGACGACCCCGTCGAGGCGAGCAACGCCTTCGAGCAGACCAAGATCGACAGCGAAGAGGTGCTCGCCTCGACGTCGGGCGAGACGCATTGGACGGTGCTGCGCCCCGCGCTCATCTACGGGCCGCACTGCGCCAAGATGGGGGCGAGCATCGCCACGCTTCCGCCGCTGGTCCGCGGGTTTATGCCTTACCTTCCGGGGATTACCGGCGGGCCGCGCACGAACTGGTGCTACGTCGAAGACGCGGCCAGCGCCGCGCTGTGGGTGCTGGGCAACGAGGAGGCGTTCGAGCGCACCTTCAACGTCGCCGACGACACGCCGCTGGGCTTTGGCGAGGTGATCACCTCGATCACCGAAGCCTACGGCCTCGAAGTCGGCCCGCTGGTGCCGTTTCCCAACACGGCGCTGTGGACGGCGCTGTCGCCGCTGATCGACCGGGAGTGGATCTTCGATCTGGCCCGGCAGCTGCTGCGCGGGCTGTGGAATCGGGTCCAGCACCAGTACGAGCTGCATAGCCCGCTGCGCCCGCGCGTCGACCGCAACGCGCTGTTCTATGTGGAGAAGGACAATATCCTGGGCGCAGACGCGCTCAAGGCGCTCGGCTGGAAGGCCAAATACACCGACTTTCGCCAGGGAATCGTCGAGACGATTCGTTGGTATCAAGATCACGGCTGGGCGCCGCGCTTCGACACCGAGACGCGCGTACGCCTCAAGGACCGCAAGCAAAACGTGGGCTTTGGGTTCCGCCAGGTGCTCGAAGGGGAGTGGCGGGACGCCGAGCGAGACGACACGAGTGGCAAGGCGGGGCGCGCACGTCTGACGTTGCAAGCCGAGTTCCCCAACGTGGGGCGCCTGGCGCGCGATCTCGAGGGCAATATCGACGGCACGCTCACCCTCGAGGGCCTGGTCGAGCACGCCGAGGTGCGCGGAACGATCCGCGTGCGGCTGCTCTCCGAGGACGGCATCGAGTACGAGATGGGCTTCGACGCTGCCGATGGCACGCCCCACCGCATCCGGTTGTGCAGCAAGGTCGACCCGCTGCACCCGGTCGAGTGGGTGACCCATGTCGACGGGCCGATC
- a CDS encoding receptor L domain-containing protein, with the protein MGADGNVYVGGLLGGGGVLPGFPDVGRGPDAFIRAYDADGNELWSDAFALRQLEFVDAILVDATGVYAVGEAGFASAMQGARAGLFIRKYTHDGTVLWTEEFAFADQRVTDPSDAVIDDTGIYVSGSTGSPFAPGRQTLPFDAFVIKFDLDGNLVWSSRFGDPDVDDEATGIAINDDGLSVSGWTDGALSGQSNLGARDAFVAHFDTDGTRVWLDQFGSTANDLATDVAVTAGRVHVSGWTDGALSGQSNLGDRDAFVRTYGADGAEQWTTQFGTPIADTADAIAAGMSDIYVALQAGPTLGGEDPATGQRTYIRKYTAGGAESWTFLFGDAPLSFGAAVAVDGDAIYAAQFSVIAKLVERVDDGDGDDGGDEPCAIIEGDVVINSASDADAIGNSDGCVEIGGSLFVQNTDDVTDLRFLSGLRSVGGFVGVADNANLRSLAGLDELESIGEGLVVEGNPSLVALDNLGSLETVDGVIHIFGNPSLQQIDLPALVSAGELLIAGNDALLMVSAAQLVSIDMRLLIENNDLLHTVDLSSLAGVGSVRVRFNPALDNVIAPNLSL; encoded by the coding sequence GTGGGCGCCGACGGCAACGTCTACGTCGGCGGCTTGCTCGGCGGGGGAGGCGTACTGCCGGGCTTTCCGGACGTCGGTCGAGGGCCAGATGCCTTCATTCGCGCCTACGATGCGGATGGAAACGAGCTGTGGTCCGATGCGTTCGCCCTGCGCCAGCTCGAGTTTGTCGACGCCATCTTGGTGGACGCGACCGGTGTATATGCCGTCGGCGAGGCTGGTTTCGCCTCGGCGATGCAGGGGGCGAGAGCTGGGCTCTTCATCCGAAAGTACACCCACGATGGCACAGTGCTCTGGACCGAAGAATTCGCGTTCGCGGATCAACGGGTCACGGACCCGAGCGATGCCGTCATCGACGACACGGGCATCTACGTAAGCGGTTCCACAGGCAGTCCTTTCGCACCTGGCCGGCAGACGCTGCCCTTCGATGCGTTCGTCATCAAGTTCGACCTCGATGGCAACCTCGTGTGGAGCTCGCGCTTCGGCGATCCGGACGTCGACGACGAGGCGACCGGCATCGCGATCAACGATGACGGCCTGTCCGTGAGCGGTTGGACCGACGGGGCGCTCTCCGGCCAGAGCAATCTGGGCGCCCGTGACGCGTTCGTGGCTCACTTCGACACCGACGGGACACGCGTCTGGCTCGACCAATTCGGCAGCACGGCCAACGACCTGGCGACCGACGTGGCCGTGACCGCGGGACGTGTCCACGTGAGCGGATGGACCGACGGGGCGCTTTCCGGCCAGAGTAATTTGGGCGATCGCGACGCCTTCGTGCGGACTTACGGCGCTGACGGCGCCGAGCAGTGGACCACTCAGTTCGGGACCCCAATCGCAGATACGGCCGACGCGATCGCGGCGGGAATGTCCGACATCTATGTAGCCCTCCAAGCCGGACCCACACTCGGGGGAGAAGACCCTGCGACTGGGCAACGCACCTATATTCGAAAATACACAGCGGGCGGGGCTGAATCCTGGACGTTTCTCTTCGGGGACGCGCCCCTCAGTTTCGGGGCGGCTGTCGCCGTTGATGGAGATGCGATCTATGCCGCTCAATTTTCTGTCATCGCCAAGCTCGTCGAGCGTGTCGACGACGGCGACGGCGATGATGGCGGTGACGAGCCCTGCGCTATCATTGAAGGCGACGTGGTCATCAATAGCGCGAGTGATGCGGATGCTATCGGCAATTCCGACGGTTGTGTCGAGATCGGCGGGAGTCTTTTCGTTCAGAACACCGACGACGTCACCGACCTTCGGTTTTTGAGCGGGCTTCGCTCCGTCGGCGGCTTCGTCGGTGTCGCCGACAACGCCAATCTGCGTAGCCTGGCCGGGCTCGACGAGCTCGAGTCCATCGGTGAGGGCTTGGTCGTCGAGGGGAACCCATCGCTGGTGGCGCTAGACAATCTCGGGTCGCTCGAGACGGTCGACGGGGTCATCCATATTTTTGGAAACCCCTCATTGCAGCAGATCGATCTTCCGGCGCTGGTATCGGCCGGCGAACTGCTCATCGCGGGCAACGACGCGCTGCTGATGGTCTCGGCAGCGCAGCTCGTCTCGATCGACATGAGGCTCCTCATCGAGAATAACGATCTGCTCCATACCGTCGATTTGTCGTCGCTCGCCGGTGTCGGGAGTGTGCGCGTGCGGTTCAACCCTGCGCTGGACAACGTCATCGCGCCAAATCTGTCTTTGTAA